A single region of the Gasterosteus aculeatus chromosome 1, fGasAcu3.hap1.1, whole genome shotgun sequence genome encodes:
- the prss59 gene encoding thymus-specific serine protease has protein sequence MASRRAGGLLRGVTSLLLFSVCVGVEFKGFRRFHEVERRSVLEEQWFIQRLDHFNGADTRVWKQRYFINEAFYKPGGPVFLMIGGEGPANPAWMKAGAWLTYAQKLGALCLMLEHRFYGESHPTADLSTDNLRYLSSRQALADLAHFRSVMAERRGLADRKWVAFGGSYPGSLAAWFRLKYPHLVHASVATSAPVHAAVNFPEYLEVVWRSLASENSNCPVLVKKASVTLAERLKDPETYDNITKDFNLCSKLQIQTEMDAAYFLETLAGNFMDVVQYNEDNRGFEGATGTNITIKVLCGVMADTSLGDPYARYAAVARLMMDTFSIKCLNASYEGYRRDMTDASWSGPAAGGGRQWVYQTCTEFGFYQSTDSPNQPFTGFPLVYHVKQCADLYNVSAEQLAEAVAQTNEFYGGYDIRSTRIVLPNGSIDPWHALGVTWDISPDLPAVFIQGTAHCANMYPARSEDLPQLALARDHIFLLLQRWLKQ, from the exons ATGGCTTCTCGTCGTGCTGGGGGGCTCCTCCGTGGGGTAACGTCACTTTTATTGTTTTCCGTGTGTGTCGGCGTGGAGTTTAAAGGCTTCAGGAGGTTTCACGAGGTCGAACGGAGGAGCGTGTTGGAGGAGCAGTGGTTCATCCAGAGACTGGATCACTTCAATGGGGCGGACACAAGAGTGTGGAAGCAG aggtaCTTTATAAATGAAGCTTTCTACAAACCGGGCGGTCCGGTGTTTCTGATGATCGGGGGAGAGGGTCCGGCCAACCCGGCCTGGATGAAGGCGGGCGCCTGGCTGACCTACGCCCAGAAGCTGGGAGCGCTTTGCTTGATGCTGGAGCATCGCTTCTACGGAGAGAGCCACCCGACCGC CGACCTCAGCACGGACAACCTGCGCTACCTGAGCAGTCGCCAGGCGCTCGCCGACCTGGCGCACTTCCGCAGTGTGATGGCGGAGCGCCGCGGGCTGGCCGACAGGAAGTGGGTGGCGTTCGGGGGCTCGTACCCGGGTTCTCTCGCCGCCTGGTTCCGGCTGAAGTACCCCCACCTGGTGCACGCCTCCGTGGCCACCAGCGCGCCGGTTCACGCCGCGGTCAACTTCCCAG AGTACCTGGAGGTTGTGTGGCGCTCGCTGGCCTCGGAGAACTCAAACTGCCCCGTCCTGGTAAAAAAGGCTTCGGTGACCCTGGCGGAGCGCCTGAAGGACCCTGAGACCTACGACAACATCACCAAAGACTTCAA CTTGTGTTCCAAACTGCAGATCCAGACAGAGATGGACGCGGCCTACTTCCTGGAAACGTTAGCGGGCAACTTCATGGATGTGGTCCAGTACAATGAAGACAACAGGGGGTtcgag GGTGCGACGGGCACCAACATCACCATCAAGGTGCTGTGTGGTGTGATGGCAGACACCTCACTCGGGGATCCCTACGCCCGCTACGCCGCCGTGGCCCGCCTCATGATGGACACCTTCTCCATCAAATGCCTGAACGCCAGCTACGAAGGCTACCGCCGGGACATGACTGACGCGTCTTGGAGCGGGCCGGCCGCCGGGGGAG GGAGACAGTGGGTCTACCAGACCTGCACTGAATTTGGATTCTACCAGAGCACCGACTCTCCCAACCAACCGTTCACGGGCTTCCCTCTTGT GTATCACGTGAAGCAGTGCGCCGACTTGTACAACGTGAGCGCCGAGCAGCTAGCGGAGGCCGTGGCCCAAACCAACGAGTTCTACGGCGGCTACGACATCCGCTCCACCCGGATAGTTCTGCCCAACGGCTCCATCGACCCGTGGCACGCCCTGGGGGTCACCTGGGACATCTCGCCGGACCTGCCCGCCGTTTTCATCCAGG GAACAGCCCACTGTGCCAACATGTACCCTGCCAGGAGCGAGGATCTCCCCCAGCTGGCTCTGGCACGGGATCACATCTTCTTACTCCTGCAGAGGTGGCTGaagcagtga